The Saprospiraceae bacterium genome includes a window with the following:
- a CDS encoding mechanosensitive ion channel produces MKFILLFSTEIQEAIREMMISMFVAIPRFISAIFVLFFGYIISKMIAKIVRESLKKLNLNKFGEKINNIDFFKANNIEIDLSKILSGTIYYLLMLIFVMVVVGILDMPVLAELMKDIITYVPNLLVAILILIGGILLADTVKSAVLTTCKSLGIPSANIISGFVFYFIFINIIIVSLSQAKINTEFFATNLSIIIGGAVLAFSIGYGLASKDILAGFLASFYSKDKINVGDKITIDGYTGYIIEMDKSSVTIKTDGKKIIIPMIKILKENIEIHQ; encoded by the coding sequence ATGAAATTCATATTACTTTTCAGCACTGAAATACAGGAGGCCATCAGAGAAATGATGATTAGTATGTTTGTAGCTATCCCTAGATTTATTTCTGCAATTTTTGTTTTGTTCTTTGGCTACATCATCAGTAAGATGATAGCGAAAATTGTCAGAGAGTCTTTAAAAAAACTAAACTTAAACAAATTTGGTGAAAAAATTAATAACATAGATTTTTTTAAAGCAAATAATATTGAGATTGATCTTTCCAAAATTTTATCCGGGACAATTTACTATTTATTAATGCTTATATTTGTGATGGTTGTAGTGGGCATTTTAGATATGCCTGTATTAGCAGAATTAATGAAAGATATTATAACCTATGTTCCAAATTTATTAGTTGCCATACTTATCCTGATAGGAGGAATACTTTTGGCTGATACTGTAAAATCAGCTGTACTCACCACCTGTAAATCTCTGGGAATACCATCTGCAAATATTATTTCAGGATTTGTGTTCTACTTTATTTTTATAAATATCATTATTGTTTCGCTCTCTCAGGCAAAAATCAACACAGAATTTTTTGCAACTAATTTATCGATTATCATTGGAGGTGCTGTTTTAGCCTTTTCTATCGGTTATGGTTTGGCGTCAAAAGATATTTTAGCAGGATTTTTAGCTTCTTTTTATTCAAAAGATAAAATAAACGTAGGTGATAAAATCACAATTGACGGCTACACCGGGTATATTATTGAAATGGACAAATCGTCTGTGACAATTAAGACTGATGGAAAAAAAATTATCATCCCAATGATTAAAATATTAAAAGAAAATATAGAAATCCACCAATAA
- a CDS encoding RNA polymerase sigma factor — translation MTGLLKDQIRDEEAIDLYLKSQNIHYFNLIYERYSDKVYAKCVTMLKNQDNAEDATQDIFMRVLLNLSKFSGNSKFSTWLYSITYNHCIDELRKVQKEIIVKSDNLINNYNVEDNIDDAQIKEKNVYRLKEVLHDMMSDDKGILIMKYQEDMSIKDLCLILNKSESAVKMKILRAKERFIKIYDTKYSD, via the coding sequence ATTACAGGTCTTCTCAAAGATCAGATACGTGATGAAGAAGCAATTGATTTATATCTGAAATCACAAAACATTCATTATTTCAATTTGATATATGAAAGATACAGTGATAAAGTTTATGCTAAGTGTGTGACCATGTTAAAAAATCAAGATAATGCGGAAGACGCTACTCAGGATATATTTATGCGGGTGCTTCTTAATCTTTCGAAGTTTTCGGGAAATTCTAAATTTTCAACATGGTTGTATTCAATCACATATAATCACTGTATAGATGAGCTTCGAAAGGTACAAAAAGAAATTATTGTCAAATCTGATAATTTGATAAATAACTATAATGTTGAAGACAATATTGATGATGCGCAAATTAAAGAAAAAAATGTTTACAGACTAAAAGAAGTACTGCATGATATGATGTCAGATGATAAAGGTATTTTGATTATGAAATATCAGGAAGATATGAGTATCAAAGATTTGTGCCTGATACTCAATAAATCTGAAAGCGCCGTGAAAATGAAAATATTAAGAGCGAAGGAAAGATTCATAAAGATTTATGATACAAAATATTCAGATTAG